In one window of Duganella dendranthematis DNA:
- a CDS encoding type II secretion system F family protein has translation MPQYLYRAMDATGHIQPGNMDAANEPDLELRLTRMGLDLIDCRVSRAKVIAIKRVITRKDLINFAFHMEQMTGAGVPILDGLNDLRESIDHPRFREMITGLIENIEGGKQLSAALAEYPEVFDLTFTSLITAGEQSGKLAEVFRNLSETLKWQDELASQTKKIIMYPAAVGLFVTGVMFFLMIYLVPQLTSFVKNMGNTLPLHTRALIFVSNIFINYWYIMIAIPVIGFFGGRAWLARSEQARYAADGFKLRIWMIGPVLHKIILARFATFFAMMYASGITILECIRLSEGIVGNRVVAAGLRRAAQQISEGQGITQAFQNTGIFPPLVIRMLKVGESTGALDGALHNVSYFYNREVKEMIEKVQSMIEPAITVVLGVMVGWIMLSVMGPIYDTISKIRT, from the coding sequence ATGCCGCAATACCTCTACCGCGCGATGGACGCCACCGGCCATATCCAGCCGGGGAATATGGACGCCGCCAACGAGCCGGATCTGGAACTGCGCCTGACCCGCATGGGGCTGGACCTGATCGACTGCCGCGTCTCGCGCGCCAAGGTCATCGCCATCAAGCGCGTGATCACCCGCAAGGACTTGATCAACTTCGCCTTCCACATGGAGCAGATGACCGGCGCCGGCGTGCCGATTCTGGACGGCTTGAATGATCTGCGCGAGAGCATCGACCATCCGCGCTTCCGCGAAATGATCACCGGCCTGATTGAAAATATCGAAGGCGGCAAGCAGCTGTCGGCCGCGCTGGCCGAATATCCAGAAGTATTCGACCTGACGTTTACCAGCCTGATTACCGCCGGCGAGCAAAGCGGCAAACTGGCGGAGGTGTTCAGGAATCTGTCGGAAACGCTGAAATGGCAGGACGAGCTGGCGTCGCAGACCAAGAAGATCATCATGTACCCGGCCGCCGTAGGCCTGTTCGTCACCGGCGTGATGTTTTTCCTGATGATCTACCTGGTGCCGCAGCTGACGTCCTTCGTCAAAAACATGGGCAACACGCTGCCGCTGCATACCAGGGCGCTGATCTTCGTCTCGAATATCTTCATCAATTATTGGTACATCATGATCGCCATCCCGGTGATCGGCTTCTTCGGCGGCCGCGCCTGGCTGGCGCGCAGCGAGCAGGCGCGCTATGCGGCCGACGGCTTCAAGCTGCGCATCTGGATGATCGGCCCGGTGCTGCACAAGATTATCCTGGCGCGCTTCGCCACCTTCTTCGCCATGATGTACGCGTCCGGCATCACCATCCTCGAATGCATCCGCCTGTCGGAAGGCATCGTCGGCAACCGCGTGGTGGCGGCCGGACTGCGGCGCGCGGCGCAGCAGATCTCCGAAGGCCAGGGGATTACGCAGGCGTTCCAGAACACCGGCATCTTCCCGCCGCTGGTGATCCGCATGCTGAAAGTGGGCGAATCGACCGGCGCGCTGGATGGCGCGCTGCATAACGTCAGCTACTTCTACAACCGCGAAGTCAAGGAGATGATCGAGAAGGTGCAGTCGATGATCGAACCGGCAATTACCGTGGTGCTGGGCGTAATGGTGGGCTGGATCATGCTGTCGGTGATGGGACCGATCTACGACACGATCAGCAAGATCAGGACCTGA
- a CDS encoding GspE/PulE family protein codes for MAEQPKLPLGKLLIQKGIISEDQLRIALIEQKSSNEPLGKLLITLGFVTEATVREALSENLNTQSADLNSLVVDAIALKLIPKEVAKRYRVFPIVYERATDNLILAMSDTSNIVALDQISAMLVKGITITPLLVNESDISRAIDQYYGFELSIDGILHEIETGEVNYASIGSTSDEYSQPMVRLIDAILADAVQNSASDLHFEPEQSFLRIRYRIDGILRQIRSLHKSYWPAMAVRLKVMSNMNIAETRAPQDGRISIKFSGRQIDFRASAQPTTHGENFVLRVLDRQKGIVPLDGLGLGENELNLLKLMIARPDGVILVTGPTGSGKTTTLYSILNHINTESVNIMTLEDPVEYPMNMIRQTSVNESSKMGFAEGIRSMMRQDPDVILVGEIRDKETAEMAFSAAMTGHQVYSTLHTNSAIGAIPRLLDIGVLADIMAGNIIGIIAQRLVRKLCTACREAHVADDVERRLLGISEDAAPQTLYHAVGCDKCAHQGYKGRIAIIELLKMTPALDELVARRVSTRELKNAAAAGGFHSLIDDGLRRVREGVTTLEEVGRVVDLTERLG; via the coding sequence ATGGCAGAACAACCCAAACTCCCACTCGGCAAACTGCTGATACAAAAAGGCATCATCAGCGAAGACCAGCTGCGCATCGCGCTGATCGAGCAAAAAAGCAGCAACGAGCCGCTGGGGAAACTGCTGATCACACTGGGCTTCGTCACCGAAGCCACGGTGCGCGAGGCGCTGTCGGAAAACCTCAACACCCAGAGCGCGGACCTCAACAGCCTGGTGGTGGACGCCATCGCCCTCAAGCTGATTCCCAAGGAAGTGGCCAAGCGCTATCGCGTGTTCCCGATCGTCTACGAGCGCGCCACCGATAATCTGATCCTGGCCATGTCCGACACCAGCAACATCGTCGCGCTGGACCAGATCAGCGCCATGCTGGTCAAGGGCATCACCATTACGCCGCTGCTGGTCAACGAATCCGACATCTCGCGCGCCATCGACCAGTATTACGGCTTCGAACTGTCGATCGACGGCATCCTGCACGAAATCGAAACCGGCGAAGTCAATTACGCCAGCATCGGCAGCACCTCGGACGAATACAGCCAGCCGATGGTGCGGCTGATCGACGCCATTCTGGCCGACGCCGTGCAAAACAGCGCCTCCGACCTGCACTTCGAGCCGGAGCAATCGTTCCTGCGCATCCGCTACCGCATCGACGGCATCCTGCGCCAGATCCGCAGCCTGCACAAATCCTACTGGCCGGCGATGGCGGTGCGCCTGAAGGTGATGTCCAACATGAACATCGCCGAAACCCGCGCGCCGCAGGACGGGCGCATCTCGATCAAATTCTCCGGCCGCCAGATCGACTTCCGCGCCTCGGCGCAGCCGACCACGCACGGCGAAAACTTCGTGCTGCGCGTGCTGGATCGCCAGAAAGGCATCGTGCCGCTGGATGGACTGGGCTTGGGCGAGAACGAACTCAATCTGCTCAAGCTGATGATCGCTCGTCCCGACGGCGTGATCCTGGTGACCGGACCGACCGGATCCGGCAAAACCACCACGCTGTATTCGATCCTGAACCACATCAACACCGAAAGCGTCAATATCATGACGCTGGAAGATCCGGTCGAGTACCCGATGAACATGATCCGGCAAACTTCGGTCAACGAATCGTCCAAGATGGGTTTCGCCGAAGGCATCCGTTCGATGATGCGGCAAGACCCGGACGTGATCCTGGTCGGCGAAATCCGCGACAAGGAAACCGCCGAAATGGCCTTCTCCGCCGCCATGACCGGCCACCAGGTGTATTCGACACTGCACACCAACTCCGCCATCGGCGCCATTCCGCGCCTGCTGGACATTGGCGTGCTGGCCGATATCATGGCCGGCAACATCATCGGCATCATCGCCCAGCGGCTGGTGCGCAAACTGTGTACCGCCTGCCGTGAGGCCCATGTAGCGGACGATGTCGAACGCCGCCTGCTCGGCATTTCGGAAGACGCCGCGCCGCAAACGCTGTACCACGCGGTCGGCTGCGACAAGTGCGCGCACCAGGGCTACAAGGGCCGCATCGCCATCATCGAGCTGCTGAAAATGACACCGGCGCTGGATGAATTGGTGGCGCGCCGCGTCTCCACCCGCGAACTGAAAAACGCAGCGGCCGCCGGCGGTTTCCACAGCCTGATCGACGATGGCCTGCGCCGCGTGCGCGAAGGCGTGACCACGCTGGAAGAGGTCGGCCGCGTGGTGGACCTCACCGAAAGGCTGGGCTGA
- a CDS encoding tetratricopeptide repeat protein: protein MSLLMQALKKAERAKQNSLSDDEIDRPSEAFDEILALTPEPGPSTSVSAPASTPARAPAPAAFSLEPMDGLSLEPLAPPVSAAADAATPRPAPSPLPPVSDHKEPGLTMDLALDPIAAPPLAKPTPSAPAPAPAPAIAPPPPPPAAPPRAAAATPASAAPAAAAAAAAPGKKTASEAANGKPPSGARARSRTAAAAEPSSFDPERLRLIGLIALLVLLVGGFGIYYWIALTGPGAGAGLPPVPMPPQNATSGATSAGQIIVANPGAGSTATGPDAANGGNTGIPADADDPLLGPTTASRGNQQDLERRLERTEQELAAAQQAIQAAAAPRPERMPVLTAPKNDDIRVTRIVQPAPVAPALDRAYQAFNSGDTAGAQQQYDAALAQDANNRDALLGAAHVAARQNQKDKAASYYLRLLELSPNDADATAGLIGLRQGDISQSEARLKAILANTPDAGPILFALGNLYAQQGRWPDAQQAYFRAVGAAPDNPDYAYNLAIGLDRLNQGKLALGYYQRALALAQDKAVGFDRNALRKRMHELSTVPH, encoded by the coding sequence ATGAGTCTACTAATGCAGGCGCTCAAGAAGGCGGAGCGCGCAAAACAAAACTCGCTATCCGATGACGAGATCGACCGGCCGTCGGAAGCGTTTGATGAGATTTTGGCGCTGACGCCGGAGCCGGGGCCGAGCACGTCCGTCTCCGCACCCGCGTCCACGCCAGCACGCGCGCCCGCGCCCGCAGCGTTCAGCCTGGAGCCGATGGACGGCCTGAGCCTGGAACCGCTGGCGCCGCCAGTCTCCGCCGCTGCAGACGCCGCCACGCCACGCCCGGCGCCCAGCCCGCTGCCGCCCGTCAGCGACCATAAAGAGCCCGGCCTGACCATGGACCTGGCGCTCGATCCGATTGCCGCGCCGCCTTTGGCGAAGCCGACTCCGAGCGCGCCTGCGCCTGCGCCTGCGCCCGCCATTGCGCCACCACCGCCTCCGCCTGCAGCGCCGCCGCGTGCTGCCGCCGCCACGCCAGCCAGCGCAGCCCCAGCCGCTGCCGCAGCTGCCGCAGCGCCCGGCAAAAAAACCGCCAGCGAGGCCGCCAATGGAAAACCTCCCAGCGGCGCGCGCGCGCGCTCACGCACCGCCGCCGCTGCCGAACCAAGCAGCTTCGATCCAGAACGCCTGCGCCTGATTGGCCTGATCGCCCTGCTGGTGCTGCTGGTTGGCGGTTTCGGCATCTATTACTGGATCGCCCTGACCGGCCCCGGTGCAGGCGCCGGATTGCCGCCAGTCCCAATGCCACCGCAAAACGCCACCAGCGGCGCCACCAGCGCTGGCCAGATCATCGTCGCCAACCCAGGCGCCGGCAGCACTGCCACCGGCCCGGACGCGGCAAACGGCGGCAACACCGGCATCCCAGCCGACGCCGACGATCCCCTGCTCGGCCCCACCACCGCCAGCCGCGGCAACCAGCAAGACCTGGAACGCCGCCTGGAACGCACCGAGCAGGAACTGGCCGCCGCCCAGCAAGCCATCCAGGCCGCCGCCGCGCCACGTCCGGAACGCATGCCCGTGCTGACCGCGCCGAAAAATGACGACATCCGCGTCACCCGCATCGTGCAGCCAGCCCCGGTTGCGCCAGCGCTGGACCGCGCCTACCAGGCCTTCAACAGCGGCGACACCGCCGGCGCCCAGCAGCAATATGACGCCGCCCTGGCCCAGGACGCCAACAATCGCGACGCCCTGCTCGGCGCCGCCCACGTCGCCGCGCGCCAGAACCAGAAGGACAAAGCCGCCAGCTACTACCTGCGCCTGCTGGAACTGTCGCCCAACGACGCCGACGCCACCGCCGGCCTAATCGGCCTGCGCCAGGGCGACATCAGCCAGAGCGAAGCGCGCCTGAAAGCCATTCTGGCCAACACGCCGGACGCCGGTCCGATTCTGTTCGCCCTCGGCAACCTATACGCACAACAGGGCCGCTGGCCGGACGCCCAGCAAGCCTACTTCCGCGCCGTTGGCGCCGCGCCGGACAATCCGGACTACGCCTACAACCTGGCCATCGGCCTGGACCGCCTGAACCAGGGCAAACTGGCGCTCGGCTACTACCAGCGCGCGCTGGCGCTGGCGCAGGACAAGGCCGTCGGCTTCGACCGCAACGCGCTGCGCAAGCGCATGCATGAACTGAGCACCGTCCCCCACTGA
- the mshL gene encoding pilus (MSHA type) biogenesis protein MshL: MKKFSSPLAPVVCSVLLSACASHSIPNSPLHITEAPPVAGTIPEPVQQSVALPPPKPAAKVETFSVTVHKVPVQSLLFALARDAGMNVDVHPGLEGTVTLNALDQTLPQLLSRIQRQVDMRYEINGTTLTVLPDTPEWRNYKVDYVNIARSTTSSVNIATQISTTGAGGSGGNAVQQAVQNNTQQQQLGANGQPLQQQGNNGQQGNGSNNSTTSVINRSDNNFWYNLERNIRDMLRSSNLNDNPVDPLAGQQQSGPGGTQQPQPQLNVLGGLGGLDAGNKSRNSVIVNPEGGLIAVRATARQHEKIQQFLDVVLGAAKRQVLIEATIIEVKLSDSYQQGIDWKSVGRGGLTLTQKQVGTTTLPSGVQTNVSPGVFLLNYTNPTSRLGDIAATIQLLESFGKVKVLSSPKISVLNNQTALLKVVDNNVFFSIKVTPAVLNSSGGISTPAVYESTLQTVPVGFVMSVTPQISDNDEVTLNVRPTITRVVDHVKDPNPALVNVASEIPVIQAREMESIMRVNSGQVAVMGGLMQDSVDNAKDGVPGLSSLPLVGNLFSYRNENSTKTELVIFMRPVVIKDASVNGDYKEYRYLLPGQKPDDEPYPVPKANGS, translated from the coding sequence ATGAAAAAATTCAGCTCCCCTCTTGCCCCTGTGGTTTGCAGTGTCTTGCTGAGCGCCTGCGCCAGCCATAGCATCCCCAATTCGCCGCTGCATATTACGGAAGCGCCGCCGGTGGCCGGCACCATTCCGGAGCCGGTGCAGCAAAGCGTGGCGCTGCCGCCACCCAAGCCGGCCGCCAAGGTCGAGACTTTCAGCGTCACGGTGCACAAGGTGCCGGTGCAGTCGCTGCTGTTTGCGCTGGCGCGCGACGCCGGTATGAACGTGGACGTCCATCCGGGGCTAGAAGGCACGGTCACGCTGAACGCGCTGGATCAGACGCTGCCGCAGTTGCTGAGCCGCATCCAGCGCCAGGTCGACATGCGCTATGAAATCAACGGCACAACGCTGACGGTGCTGCCGGATACGCCGGAGTGGCGCAACTATAAAGTCGATTACGTCAACATCGCCCGCAGCACCACCAGCAGCGTGAATATCGCCACGCAGATTTCCACCACCGGCGCCGGCGGCAGTGGCGGTAACGCGGTCCAGCAGGCGGTGCAGAACAATACGCAGCAACAGCAACTGGGGGCGAACGGCCAGCCGCTTCAGCAGCAGGGCAACAACGGCCAGCAAGGCAACGGCAGCAATAATTCGACCACCTCGGTCATCAACCGCTCGGACAATAACTTCTGGTACAACCTGGAGCGGAATATCCGCGACATGCTGCGTTCGTCCAACCTGAACGACAATCCGGTGGACCCGCTGGCAGGCCAGCAGCAAAGCGGTCCTGGCGGCACGCAGCAACCGCAGCCGCAACTGAACGTGCTGGGCGGCCTGGGCGGGCTGGATGCGGGCAACAAATCGCGCAACTCGGTCATCGTCAATCCGGAAGGCGGCCTGATCGCCGTGCGCGCCACCGCGCGCCAGCACGAGAAGATCCAGCAGTTCCTCGATGTGGTGCTGGGGGCCGCCAAGCGCCAGGTACTGATCGAAGCCACCATCATCGAAGTCAAGCTGAGCGATAGCTATCAGCAGGGCATCGACTGGAAGTCGGTCGGCCGTGGCGGCCTGACCCTGACGCAAAAGCAGGTTGGCACCACCACCCTGCCGAGCGGCGTGCAGACCAACGTGTCGCCCGGCGTGTTCCTGCTCAATTACACCAATCCGACCAGCCGCCTGGGCGACATCGCCGCCACCATCCAGCTGCTGGAGTCGTTCGGCAAGGTGAAGGTACTGTCCAGCCCGAAAATCAGCGTGCTGAATAACCAGACCGCGCTGCTGAAAGTGGTGGACAACAATGTATTCTTCTCGATCAAGGTGACGCCGGCGGTGCTCAATTCCAGCGGCGGCATCAGCACCCCCGCCGTGTATGAATCGACGCTGCAGACGGTGCCGGTGGGCTTTGTCATGAGCGTCACGCCGCAGATATCCGACAACGACGAGGTAACGTTGAACGTGCGCCCGACCATCACGCGCGTGGTGGACCACGTCAAGGACCCGAATCCGGCACTGGTCAACGTCGCCAGCGAGATTCCGGTGATCCAGGCGCGCGAGATGGAGTCCATCATGCGCGTGAACAGCGGCCAGGTGGCGGTCATGGGCGGGCTGATGCAGGATTCGGTGGATAACGCCAAGGACGGCGTTCCCGGTCTGAGCAGCCTCCCGCTGGTGGGCAACCTGTTCTCGTACCGCAATGAAAACAGCACCAAGACCGAGCTGGTGATTTTCATGCGCCCGGTGGTGATCAAGGACGCCAGCGTCAACGGTGACTACAAGGAGTACCGTTATCTGCTGCCGGGCCAGAAACCTGACGATGAACCGTACCCCGTGCCGAAGGCGAATGGATCATGA
- a CDS encoding ExeA family protein has protein sequence MYQSHFGLRESPFNITPNPAFFYAGNDRGDILDAMLYAVSHGEGIIKVTGEVGAGKTMLCRMLESRMPSHIDVIYLVNPNLDPLEVQHAIAAELGLQTHGLRADEVQRSLQAELIARHSAGRQVVLLVEEAQAMPLDTLEAIRLLTNLETARSKLLQIVLFGQPELDQNLDLSSMRQLKERITHSFHVPPLPTALTGDFLAHRLRAAGHDGGAIFSPAAARLIADASEGIVRRINILADKALLAAFAADAEVVEASHARQAIAESPFGRRSRMAGRWRGGLHFRPVVLGGLLLLLIGGICWAILAATRNL, from the coding sequence ATGTACCAATCCCACTTCGGCCTGCGCGAGTCGCCCTTCAATATCACGCCCAACCCGGCGTTTTTTTATGCCGGCAACGACCGTGGCGACATTCTGGACGCCATGCTGTACGCCGTCAGCCATGGCGAAGGCATTATTAAAGTCACCGGCGAGGTCGGCGCCGGCAAGACCATGCTGTGCCGCATGCTGGAAAGCCGCATGCCGTCTCACATCGACGTGATTTACCTGGTCAACCCCAATCTCGATCCGCTGGAAGTGCAGCACGCCATCGCCGCCGAACTGGGCCTGCAAACGCACGGCTTGCGCGCCGATGAAGTCCAGCGCAGCCTGCAAGCCGAGCTGATCGCCCGTCACAGCGCCGGCCGCCAGGTGGTGTTGCTGGTCGAGGAAGCCCAGGCCATGCCGCTCGACACGCTGGAAGCCATCCGCCTGCTGACCAACCTGGAAACCGCGCGCAGCAAGCTGCTGCAAATCGTGCTGTTCGGCCAGCCGGAGCTGGACCAGAATCTCGACCTGTCCAGCATGCGCCAGCTAAAAGAGCGCATCACCCACAGCTTCCACGTGCCGCCGCTGCCAACCGCGCTGACCGGCGACTTCCTGGCCCACCGCCTGCGTGCGGCCGGGCATGACGGCGGCGCCATTTTCAGCCCGGCGGCGGCCCGGCTGATCGCCGACGCCTCGGAAGGCATCGTCCGCCGCATCAACATTTTGGCCGACAAGGCGCTGCTGGCCGCGTTTGCGGCCGACGCCGAGGTGGTCGAGGCCAGCCACGCCCGCCAGGCCATCGCCGAATCGCCATTTGGCCGCCGAAGCCGCATGGCTGGCCGCTGGCGCGGCGGCTTGCATTTCAGACCTGTTGTACTGGGAGGTTTGCTGCTGCTGTTAATTGGGGGAATTTGCTGGGCCATCCTTGCGGCGACACGAAATTTGTAA
- a CDS encoding ABC transporter ATP-binding protein yields the protein MTEPALRFQQVVKRYGAASVLHGVDLELGAGECFGLVGVNGAGKTSLIKCLLDFCALDGGRIDIFGQPHHQPAARKPLGFLPESFTPPYYLTGADFIRYLLTLQGLPYQPDAVAAMLASLDLDADALKRMVRSYSKGMTQKLGLAACLLARKPLYVLDEPMSGLDPKARALLKEQLRALHRAGSTLFLTSHALADVDELCDRMAILHEGHIRFAGTPAECRARYGADTLEQAFLACIA from the coding sequence ATGACCGAACCTGCCCTGCGCTTCCAGCAAGTCGTCAAACGCTATGGCGCGGCCAGCGTGCTGCACGGCGTGGATCTGGAGCTGGGCGCCGGTGAATGCTTCGGTCTGGTCGGCGTCAACGGCGCCGGCAAGACCAGCCTGATCAAGTGCCTGCTGGATTTTTGCGCACTCGACGGCGGCCGCATCGATATCTTCGGCCAGCCGCACCATCAGCCGGCCGCACGCAAGCCGCTGGGTTTCCTGCCCGAAAGCTTCACGCCGCCCTACTACCTGACCGGCGCCGACTTCATCCGTTATCTGCTGACCTTGCAAGGACTGCCTTACCAGCCCGACGCCGTGGCCGCCATGCTGGCCTCCCTGGACCTGGATGCAGACGCCCTCAAACGCATGGTGCGCAGCTATTCCAAAGGCATGACCCAAAAGCTCGGCCTGGCCGCCTGCCTGTTGGCGCGCAAGCCGCTGTACGTGCTGGACGAGCCGATGAGCGGCCTCGATCCCAAAGCGCGGGCACTATTAAAAGAACAGTTGCGCGCGCTTCACCGCGCCGGCAGCACGCTGTTCCTGACTTCGCACGCGCTGGCCGATGTGGACGAGCTGTGCGACCGCATGGCCATCCTCCATGAAGGCCACATCCGCTTCGCCGGCACCCCGGCCGAATGCCGCGCCCGGTACGGCGCCGACACCCTTGAGCAAGCCTTCCTGGCTTGCATCGCGTGA